A genomic segment from Paenibacillus sp. FSL K6-1096 encodes:
- the nifK gene encoding nitrogenase molybdenum-iron protein subunit beta, with amino-acid sequence MSRDELNIKDNTSLFKEARYLQQRENKKQFEAPCSEQETAEALAYSKSAEYMEKNFSRQNVVINPHKACQPLGSVMAALGFEKTLPFVHGSQGCNAYFRSHLSRHFKEPTPSVSTSMTEDAAVFGGMNNLIDGLENSIALYKPEMVAICTTCMAEVIGDDLNAFIGNARVKGVISEEYPVAYCNTPSFVGSHITGYDAMLKGILSYLYTRSGIESKPGSGAESGEKLNVMLGFEPYTGNFAEMRKILAAFDTKYTILGDHSGNYDSPATGEYEYYYGGTKLEEVPQAANALGTLSLQKYTLKKTQEYISGTWNQQIAALSTPLGITGTDKLLEAISELTGLPVPAMLTEERGRVVDALMDSHPYLHGKRVALVGDPDLLIGLIGFCLETGMEPVHIICSNGDVDYNEVKFKEEAEALLAASPYGSEATVHVGRDLWHMRSLLLNDKVDLAIGSSHLKFAAKDAEVPLVRVGFPIFDRHHMHRYPIIGYQGTLNLLSLIVNTILQQLDDHNSGFNFELVR; translated from the coding sequence ATGAGCAGAGATGAACTGAATATTAAGGATAATACCAGCCTGTTCAAGGAAGCGCGTTACCTGCAGCAGCGGGAGAACAAGAAGCAGTTCGAAGCGCCCTGCAGCGAGCAGGAGACCGCCGAGGCGCTGGCATACTCCAAGTCTGCCGAATATATGGAGAAGAATTTCAGCCGCCAGAATGTGGTGATTAATCCGCATAAAGCCTGCCAGCCGCTCGGGTCGGTCATGGCTGCACTCGGATTCGAGAAGACGCTGCCGTTCGTACACGGCTCGCAGGGCTGCAACGCTTACTTCCGCAGCCATCTCAGCCGCCATTTCAAGGAGCCTACGCCGTCAGTCTCCACCTCTATGACCGAGGACGCCGCCGTCTTCGGCGGGATGAACAATCTGATCGACGGCCTGGAGAACAGTATTGCGCTGTATAAGCCGGAGATGGTTGCCATCTGTACCACCTGCATGGCCGAGGTCATCGGGGATGACCTGAATGCTTTTATCGGCAATGCCAGGGTTAAAGGGGTAATCAGCGAAGAATATCCGGTCGCATACTGCAATACACCGAGCTTCGTCGGCTCCCATATCACGGGCTACGATGCCATGCTGAAGGGCATTCTGAGCTATCTCTACACGCGTTCCGGCATTGAGAGCAAGCCGGGAAGCGGGGCGGAGAGCGGGGAGAAGCTGAATGTCATGCTGGGCTTCGAGCCATACACCGGCAACTTCGCAGAGATGCGCAAGATTCTGGCCGCCTTCGATACCAAGTATACGATTCTGGGCGACCACAGCGGAAACTACGATTCGCCGGCAACCGGTGAATACGAATACTATTACGGCGGTACCAAGCTGGAGGAGGTGCCACAGGCAGCCAATGCGCTAGGCACGCTGTCCCTGCAGAAGTATACGCTGAAGAAGACACAGGAATATATCAGCGGCACCTGGAACCAGCAGATTGCGGCATTGTCGACACCGCTTGGCATCACAGGGACCGATAAGCTGCTCGAAGCGATCAGCGAGCTGACCGGCCTGCCGGTTCCAGCAATGCTTACGGAAGAGCGCGGCCGGGTGGTAGACGCGCTGATGGACAGCCATCCGTACCTGCACGGCAAGCGGGTTGCGCTGGTGGGTGACCCGGATCTGCTGATCGGCCTGATCGGGTTCTGCCTGGAGACCGGAATGGAGCCGGTGCATATCATCTGCTCGAACGGGGATGTGGATTACAACGAAGTGAAGTTCAAGGAGGAGGCCGAGGCGCTGCTGGCCGCAAGCCCGTATGGCTCCGAAGCCACAGTGCATGTCGGCAGAGACCTGTGGCATATGCGCTCGCTGCTGCTGAATGACAAGGTGGACTTAGCGATTGGCAGCTCGCATCTGAAGTTTGCCGCCAAGGATGCGGAGGTACCGCTGGTGCGGGTAGGCTTCCCGATCTTCGACCGCCATCATATGCACCGGTACCCGATTATCGGGTATCAGGGCACGCTTAACCTGCTGAGCCTGATCGTCAACACGATTCTTCAGCAGCTCGATGATCATAACTCCGGCTTTAACTTTGAACTGGTGCGTTAA
- the nifD gene encoding nitrogenase molybdenum-iron protein alpha chain has product MGLNIEENQKLVADILEAYPKKARKDREKHFQVANDQAIDCGTCAVKSNIKSRPGVMTPRGCAYAGSKGVVWGPIKDMVHISHGPVGCGQYSWGSRRNFANGTLGIDNFTAMQITSDFQETDIVFGGDKKLAVIMREITEMFPLAKGISVQSECPVGLIGDDIEAVSKKMSKELDMPVVPVRCEGFRGVSQSLGHHIANDAIRDFVMGRAELAETGPYDVNIIGDYNIGGDAWASRILLEEMGLRVIAQWSGDGSLNELEIAHKAKLNLIHCHRSMNYMVDHMEKAYGIPYLEYNFFGPTKTYESLRAIAALFDETIQENCEKMIAKYKPVMDAVISKYRPRLENKTVMLMIGGLRSRHTIGAYEDLGMDIVASGYEFAHKDDYEKMLPMLEEGTIVMDDPTAYELEELTKKMNIDLVGSGVKEKYVYHKMGVPFRQMHSWDYSGPYHGFDGFKVFAKDMDMTVNSPVWKLVGRKGSTQPEEAGV; this is encoded by the coding sequence ATGGGGCTGAATATCGAAGAGAATCAGAAGCTCGTTGCCGACATTCTGGAAGCCTACCCGAAAAAAGCGCGGAAGGACCGGGAGAAGCACTTCCAGGTTGCTAACGATCAGGCGATCGACTGCGGCACCTGCGCGGTGAAGTCCAATATCAAATCCCGTCCGGGCGTTATGACCCCGCGCGGCTGCGCCTATGCCGGGTCCAAAGGTGTGGTCTGGGGCCCGATCAAGGATATGGTCCATATCAGTCATGGTCCTGTAGGCTGCGGCCAGTATAGCTGGGGCTCGCGCCGCAACTTCGCGAACGGCACGCTGGGCATCGACAATTTCACCGCGATGCAGATTACCAGTGATTTTCAGGAGACGGATATTGTCTTCGGCGGGGATAAGAAGCTGGCCGTCATTATGCGCGAGATTACCGAGATGTTCCCGCTGGCCAAAGGGATTTCAGTGCAGTCTGAGTGTCCCGTTGGGCTGATCGGCGATGATATTGAAGCGGTATCCAAGAAGATGTCCAAGGAGCTGGATATGCCGGTGGTGCCGGTACGCTGCGAGGGCTTCCGCGGAGTCAGCCAGTCGCTGGGCCACCATATCGCCAACGATGCGATCCGCGATTTCGTGATGGGCCGTGCCGAGCTGGCGGAGACCGGTCCTTACGATGTCAATATTATCGGGGACTATAACATCGGCGGCGATGCCTGGGCCTCCCGTATCCTGCTGGAGGAGATGGGGCTGCGTGTGATTGCCCAGTGGTCCGGAGACGGCTCCCTGAATGAGCTGGAGATTGCGCACAAGGCCAAGCTGAACCTGATCCACTGCCACCGGTCGATGAACTACATGGTGGATCATATGGAGAAGGCCTACGGCATCCCTTATCTGGAATACAATTTCTTCGGACCTACGAAGACCTATGAGAGCCTGCGGGCGATTGCGGCCCTGTTCGATGAGACGATTCAGGAGAATTGCGAGAAGATGATTGCCAAATACAAGCCGGTCATGGATGCCGTGATCAGCAAATACCGGCCGCGTCTGGAGAATAAAACTGTCATGCTGATGATCGGCGGCCTGCGCTCCCGGCATACCATCGGAGCCTATGAGGATCTGGGGATGGATATCGTAGCCTCCGGCTATGAGTTCGCCCACAAGGATGATTATGAGAAGATGCTCCCGATGCTGGAGGAGGGAACCATCGTCATGGATGATCCCACTGCCTACGAGCTGGAGGAGCTGACCAAGAAGATGAATATCGATCTGGTCGGCTCGGGCGTGAAGGAGAAGTATGTCTATCACAAAATGGGTGTGCCGTTCCGCCAGATGCACTCCTGGGATTACAGCGGTCCGTATCATGGCTTCGACGGCTTCAAGGTGTTTGCCAAGGATATGGATATGACCGTGAACAGCCCGGTATGGAAGCTGGTAGGCCGCAAGGGAAGCACTCAGCCGGAGGAGGCGGGCGTATGA
- the nifH gene encoding nitrogenase iron protein encodes MRQIAFYGKGGIGKSTTSQNTLAQLATKFGQRVMIVGCDPKADSTRLILNTKAQNSVLEMAAELGSVEDLELDDVLQTGFGDIINVECGGPEPGVGCAGRGIITAINFLEQEGAYQDLDFVSYDVLGDVVCGGFAMPIREGKAQEIYIVCSGEMMAMYAANNIARGILKYATSGGVRLGGLICNSRNTDREDELITELARRLNTQMIHFVPRDNVVQHAELRRMTVAQYNPAHPQALEYEQLAEKILNNKMLTIPTPISMEELEELLMEFGIIEDEEAAIKKLKASGL; translated from the coding sequence ATGAGACAAATCGCGTTCTACGGTAAAGGCGGTATCGGCAAATCGACAACTTCACAAAACACCCTGGCCCAGCTGGCTACCAAATTCGGGCAAAGAGTAATGATCGTTGGCTGTGACCCCAAGGCAGACTCCACCCGCCTGATTCTGAACACGAAGGCCCAGAACTCTGTACTGGAGATGGCTGCTGAGCTTGGCTCCGTAGAGGATCTGGAGTTGGACGATGTTCTGCAGACCGGCTTCGGCGACATCATCAACGTGGAATGCGGCGGACCGGAGCCGGGCGTAGGCTGTGCAGGGCGCGGGATCATTACCGCCATCAACTTCCTGGAGCAGGAGGGCGCTTATCAGGACCTCGATTTCGTCTCCTACGATGTACTCGGTGACGTTGTATGCGGCGGGTTCGCGATGCCGATCCGTGAAGGCAAGGCCCAGGAGATCTATATCGTCTGCTCCGGTGAGATGATGGCCATGTACGCAGCGAACAATATCGCCCGCGGGATTCTGAAGTATGCCACCAGCGGCGGGGTGAGACTGGGCGGCCTGATCTGCAACAGCCGCAACACCGACCGCGAGGATGAGCTGATTACCGAGTTGGCCCGCCGCCTGAACACGCAGATGATCCATTTCGTGCCCCGTGACAATGTGGTCCAGCACGCCGAACTGCGCAGAATGACCGTGGCCCAGTATAACCCCGCACATCCGCAGGCGCTGGAATACGAGCAGCTGGCCGAGAAGATCCTCAATAACAAAATGCTGACCATCCCGACACCGATCTCGATGGAGGAGCTGGAAGAGCTGCTGATGGAATTCGGCATCATTGAAGACGAGGAAGCAGCGATCAAGAAGCTGAAGGCTTCGGGGCTGTAA